The genomic interval GCTCAGAAGCTATTCTTAACAAAGCTTCTTTGACATCTTCCGTTACAGATATTGTTGTTGTCATATCTACTATAGTTGTTATAGTAAATATATCAAATTTTCTGAGACTGAAATTCCAAAAAATTTGATGTTTCCTAGAATTTTCCTCTTCTAGTTTTCAACACTAATTCCCAGAGAGTAAACTAACAGTAGTAAAGCGTGAGGCAACTTGCCCTCAAGAGCAGTTTCAATTTGCATTCCATCTCACCTTATTTAAAATAAGCTAAATAGTAATGCTTTCGGGGACTTTAGGGAAAAATCTATTCACTTTTGTGTGCCTCATGTCTTGGTCTGGCTAGCAAGGAAATTTTTCAAATGTCTCTTGCACTTAATATTTTAATTGAAAACTAGTTACCCTAATCGAATTACTTATCTATGAGCTTATGTTTTTATCGGCAAGGTATCTATGGAGAGCTGTCCCAGGCGGCGACGGTGGAGACGCTCGGTGTGGAGAAAAGAAGCCACCACTAGTTCTGGAAACTTGGAGGAAATATTCTTTATACCGACTAGTGCGCCGGCAAGCATATTTAGACCAGAGGAAGTTGTCGAGCTATACCCCGAGGAGCTATTGGCGCTAAAGCTTGTCTATGCAGAAGACCTAGAGGTCGACGAAGCAGCGGCGAGGCTAGGCTTGTCCAAGGCGACCTTCTGGAGGATGCTCGACTCGGGCAGAAAAAAGATGGTTACAGCTATCCTGCAACTGAGACCTATAAAGATAGTTTTCTCAGAGAAAGCATCCATGGAAAAGACAGAGTAAAGCTTAAATATATGAAACCTATTTCACTTTTGATGAAAAACATGGCATGGGGATGGTGGGGAAAAGGTAGATGGGCAAGAGGACCATGGCCAGGAAACGGGCCATTTTCATACCTGCCTCCATGGGAGAGGCCCGGCTGGGTCTACGGCCCAGGAGCATGCTGGTGGCTTTATGGCGCGAGGGTTCCACCGCCTCCGCCTGGGGTATCCTACTATACGTATCCTGGCTTGACTGCATCAGATTTGGAGGCCTACAAGAATTGGCTAGAGGATGCTAGAGCGAGGCTCGACGAGCAGATAAGAGAACTAGACAAGAGGATAAGGGAGCTAAAAGAAAAACAATAAAGAAATTTATTTCTCTTTTTCTATTTCTTTTATCGTCTCCTCTACCGCTATTAGTACCCCTTTTACTAGGACATCGAGGGGAAGGCTTGCAGGCAACCCCTTCTTTCTCGATGCAATATCTATCGTATATGGGATGTGGATAAATCCAGCCCTCCTAGGATACCCAGTCCTGTCTGAAAGCCTAAGCAGCGTATACATAACATAGTTACAGAGATAAGTACCTGCACTATACGACAGGCTTGCAGGTATACCTTCCTCCTTCAGCCTCTCGACGACCCGGCGTGTAGGTATGGAGGCTAGATATGCTGTGGGGCCCTCGGGGTCTATTGGCAAATCCTGCGGTTTTTCGCCGTCAACGTCTGGGATAGAAAAGTCCATCATGTTCAATGCGACCCTCTCCACCCTGACATGTGTAATCCCACCGTATAGGCCGAGCGCGATGGCTATGTCTGGTCTAAGCTCGCCTACCACTTGCTCAAGTATGGCTTTTGCCCGCCTATAGGCAACAGGCAAAACAACGTGCCGCGCCTCGTGCCCAGCCTCACGTAGCTTTTCGGCCACCCGCGTAGCTACGATTTCAGACGGATTAGTGTCTTCCTCCCCAAAGGGGCCGAAGCCTGAAAGCAGTATTTTCACGAGTCAAGTCTAGGTCTTCAACTACATATTCTTTGCTCCTATGAGCTTCTGCCCGGAATAATTAACCTCTAACTAGGTGATGTATTCACAAGAAGTGCACACGTCCAAGAAGAAATCGTTAAGAAGATTAAGCTCTTGACGGATGACGAAGCTATGCGGAGAAATATGGGAGAAGCGGGACACAGGCACATAAGAAGAAACTTTGCGCGCGCCCAAGAGTGGAGCCCACCTGCTTTCAACAATCATCGGGTAGCCTTTTCTTAATGGAGATCCTTGAAGATGGAAAGGTGATATATGCGGAACTAGAATTCATGGAGAAGGCTCTCTCGATGCTCAAGGAAGTTAGGAAAAAAATGGGATAGAAGGGGTAAGGTATGTGAGGAGAGGTTTTCACAGTGAAGCGCTCTCCGCCCCGCTGTTTAGAGCCTTTTCATAGGAGAAAAATCTACTAGTGGAATGATTTTTCCTTTGTACCGAGCGGGACGTTGATCAGTCCTCGATTGTTGCCTCTTCGAATACTTTGGCTGCGAAGACCAGGAATATCACTGTTAGGACTGTTAAGAGCCCGATGTCTAGTGCTGGGTCTATGGATGAGACTCCCGTAAGCCAGTACCTCATCCCGTCCACCGCGTATGTGGCTGGGTCAAGGTAGGCGAGTATCTTCATCCAGTCTGGCATAGTGTTTATTGGGTAGAAGATTCCGCTGAGGAACAGTAGGGGCATTGTTATCAGGTTGACTATCATCTGGAAGCCCTCCATGCTTGAAAGCTTTGTTGAAAGCGCTATACCTATGGATGCAAAGCCTAGAGCCAGCATTAGACCGTATAGCACCGCGGGAACCACCCCGTACGGGTTTAGGCCCGGCGCCAGGAAAAACATTAACGTCAATATGACTAGGCTCTGGAAAACCACGACCAGAGAGTCTCCGAGAGCCCT from Thermofilum adornatum carries:
- a CDS encoding DUF134 domain-containing protein; the protein is MWRKEATTSSGNLEEIFFIPTSAPASIFRPEEVVELYPEELLALKLVYAEDLEVDEAAARLGLSKATFWRMLDSGRKKMVTAILQLRPIKIVFSEKASMEKTE
- a CDS encoding ABC transporter permease, which gives rise to MKGLITMVYRQVKRFVNARSRLVMSIVQPIIWFVFFGMGWSRAFSFPGARQMFGGLDYLSYLASGMVAMTILTGSFMSGLSVIWDKQFGFLKETLVAPASRKEVIIGRALGDSLVVVFQSLVILTLMFFLAPGLNPYGVVPAVLYGLMLALGFASIGIALSTKLSSMEGFQMIVNLITMPLLFLSGIFYPINTMPDWMKILAYLDPATYAVDGMRYWLTGVSSIDPALDIGLLTVLTVIFLVFAAKVFEEATIED
- the pcp gene encoding pyroglutamyl-peptidase I; translated protein: MKILLSGFGPFGEEDTNPSEIVATRVAEKLREAGHEARHVVLPVAYRRAKAILEQVVGELRPDIAIALGLYGGITHVRVERVALNMMDFSIPDVDGEKPQDLPIDPEGPTAYLASIPTRRVVERLKEEGIPASLSYSAGTYLCNYVMYTLLRLSDRTGYPRRAGFIHIPYTIDIASRKKGLPASLPLDVLVKGVLIAVEETIKEIEKEK